The Gloeomargarita lithophora Alchichica-D10 genomic sequence CCAACCAAGTGCAAACAGAAATTGCCCAACGGCTGGATAAAATTATCCAAACCCTGCGCCAAAAACCCGCCGAAAAACTCACCACCACCGGGGTACAACTTTTCCCCTTCTACGGCGAACGGCAACAATTGCTGGGTTTTGTCGGGCGCAATACCGTACGGTTTCGTTTACCCATTACCCAAACCGGCGCCGTATTAGATGAATTAGTCCGCCAGGGGGTGAATCAAATTACCCGCCTGAGTTTTGTGGCCAGCGAGCAAGCCCTGGAGCAGGGGCGGACGCAGGCGTTGCAAGCGGCGGTGCAGGATGCCCAAAAGCAAGCCCAGGCGGTTTTACAAGTCCTGCAACTCACCCCCAAGGAAGTGGTGGGCATCACCATCCTGGATACCAGTGCCCCCGCTCCCCGCGGTTTTGCCCTGGCGGAAGCCCGCGTGAACACGCCGATTGTGGGTGGGGAGCAGCTTGTCCAAGCCCAAGTTAAGGTCGAAATCCGCTATTAGGCTGGAAAATTGCCCCGGGGGTTAAGTTTTCGTTAAATAAGCTACATTTGTGCCAGGGGAACTTGTGGGCATAATTAATTTACGGTTAAGAGCTAGTAGTGAAAACAGTCGCCTCTCCCTACAAGGCACTCCAGGAATTGGCCTCCCGGGATTTAACGGGTTGTCTGACGGTACATGACCCCTGCGTGGCAGGCATGGCGTGGTCTTTGTACGTTGGCGGCCAGCGTTTGTATTATGCCAGTAGCATTGCTGGACAAAAAGAACGTTTGTCTAGTCTTCTTTGCCGCCTGCGCCCCGACTTGGAGTGGCCTTCCTTGGCGGCATTGGATGCGGAACCGGCTTGGTTGCGGGAGTGGTGGCAGGGGAAAGCGTTGCCCCTGGG encodes the following:
- a CDS encoding SIMPL domain-containing protein, translating into MELRHNAQNYRGQRHQTIWCLGLLVVSLWPGMPSALAQGRERVLEVTGQGTISLPAQFTEVELGVEIRGNNANQVQTEIAQRLDKIIQTLRQKPAEKLTTTGVQLFPFYGERQQLLGFVGRNTVRFRLPITQTGAVLDELVRQGVNQITRLSFVASEQALEQGRTQALQAAVQDAQKQAQAVLQVLQLTPKEVVGITILDTSAPAPRGFALAEARVNTPIVGGEQLVQAQVKVEIRY